From the genome of Malus sylvestris chromosome 13, drMalSylv7.2, whole genome shotgun sequence:
CACCTTTTTAGCTTCGATCCGCGAAGAAATTGAGGGATTGGTGCTTTGGTCCGTACGGGttcgagaggaagagagaaaactgcgagggaagagagagagcacggggaaGGAAAGGGTTTGTCCCGTGTTTGTGTGTATGTGGTCCACCCAAAACAAGTCACTCTTtaattccctaaccacacaaatatACGCACATCttttaatccaacttaaattttcgaaaacttaggaaaatatgcattattCAAACACAtgccacacacataccttagtaaccgTCAAGGGTACTTTCGTCATTTCACAACCTCGATAAATAGAATCTCGGGACGAGCTGTGACAATCTCctctccttatagaatttcgtcctcaaaattcacacaaccaaacaatccacttaatactcataaaataaccttggatacatctctctcattcgttcttctgtctcccaagtagcttcttctactGAGTGGTTCCCccacaatacttttaccaagctcCCTGTCTTATTCCTTAAaaccttgtctttccaatccaagatagtcactggttcctcatcgtACATCAAATCCGAATTAATCtacaaaggttgaggaggaatcatatgtgaaggatctgaaacataatgtcgaagcatcgagacatgaaacacattatgtaccttagataactctggaggcaactccaatctgtaagcaacttcaccaatcctctcagtgatctcataaggtcctatgtacctaggacttagcttgcctttctttccaaaccgcactacacctctccaaggtgacaatttcaagaataccaaattacccacGTCATATACTCGATCAGTAGCATGTCtatctgctaaactcttttgtcAATCTTGGgttgctttcaggttagacttaatcacctgaacattttgagtagtctcatctcCAATCTCTGGGCTTTTTAgcactctttcaccaacctctgaccaacacaatggcgtacgacaagctctaccataaagtgcctcaaatgatgacataccaatgctcgaatgaaaactattattgtaggcaaattccatcaagtctaggcgatcatgccaagaatcaccaaactgtaacactgaagatctcagcatatcctctaacgtctgaatagtcctctctgattgtccatcggtttgaggatgataagcaatACTGTACAGCAGTTTCGAACCAAGAGCTTCCTAAAAAGCTACCCAAAACATAGAAGTAAATCttgatcagaaataatattcactagaactccatgatacttcacaatctttgtgatgaacaacttagccaatttattcaggggATACTTTTCCCTTACTGGaatgaagtgtgctgacttgGTAAGCCGATCTACAATTACccaaactccatcaaatccatttcgtgtacgtggaagcttatacacgaaatccatagttatattttcccatttccactgaggaacgGGCAGTGGTTGCATCTGTCCAAaatgcttctttctttctgctttgacttgctggcaaacaatacacctacttacatattctgcaatttcccttttcatgcccagccaataataaaatggtcgaatggtatggtatatcttagttcctcctggatgcatcgcataagctgaacaatgtgcttcatccaaaatttccttctttaattcctcattattcgacacatacattctgttctcctgcataagcaagccatctgattctcgaatcctgaggtctttctttttcccttcatttctcaatTGGATAATTTCTTGAATCTCATCATCAACCATCTGAGCTTCAAGTACACGATCGACCAAAACTGGCCTAACttggaaactagcaagaaaagcttctcttcgatcttctaactccaactttactccagtagctctcaattctgcaagaagaggaacacgacaagcatacaaagcattgagtcgaccttgaggtttcctacttagtacatcagctaccacatttgcacgacctggatgatactcaatagtgcagtcataatcacttagtaaCTCCATCCACCTTTgttgacgaagattaagatcaagCTGAgtgaaaagatactgaagactcttatgatctgtgaagatcttacacttctcaccatagagataatgcctccaaatcttcaaagcaaagacaatggctgccaaatcaagatcatgagtaggataattcctttcatgaatcttcaactgtcgagaagcataggcaatcactctattatgttgcatcaaaacacatcccaaaccattcaaagaagcatcactgtaaatctcaaagttatcgctatcatcaggaagtactaATACTGGAGCATaagtgaggcaatatttcagctgctggaaactttgctcacaattctcgTCCCACTCGAACTTAACATCATTCCTGGTTAATTTCGTTAgtggcaaagcaatcatagaaaaatcttgaacaaaccgtcgatagTAACTtgctagaccaagaaaactccgtaccttagtgacggttcgtggttgttcccaattctccactgctgctatcttttgaggatctacttgaattccttgtgccgatactacatgtcccaaaaatgccacttgattcaaccaaaaatGACATTTActaaacttggcatacaactgatgctccctcaatttctttaataccaagttaaaatgtcgaatatgatctgctttcgacttagagtataccaaaatatcatcgataaaaacaatgacaaatctatcaagatattgccggaatacttcattcattagcctcatgaaagctacaggtgcattagtcaatccaaatggcatcaccaaaaactcatagtGTTCGTAACGGGTCCTGAAAGCCGTTTTAggtacatcttcatctttaatcttcaactgataatagccagatctcaaatcaatcttagagaacacacacgcacctttaagctgatcaaacaaatcatcgatatgaggcaatggataacggtttttaatcgttacccgattcaattgcctgtaatcaatacataatctcaaagttccatctttctttcttacaaataACACCTGAGCTCctcaaggtgaagtactaggttgaatgaaacctttatcagttaAATCCTGTAAGtgaattttcaactctctcAATTCTGCTGGAGCTATTCTATAGGGAGTCAAGGATATAGGATCCGTACatggaagcaaatcaatcgaaaactccacatctctgtctggcggcaatctaggcaaatcatctgggaatacatcaggatagtgcctgactactccaacttcctccacactgttaggaacaacatcatttaacaccacatgtgccaagtatccttgacaacctttcgataacAACTTATTTGCTCTCATGGctgaaataacaccatgtctcaccccacttctttcacccataaaagtaacctctggtagtccaggacgataaaaagtaactgatttctcgtaacaatctatatgggcacgattacaatgcaaccaatctgcccctaacatcacatcaaaatccataatatctaacgggataagattagctggcataactacaccatctaccatcactggacacccaggATAAAcattatcaacataacatttgtcccctctaggcatagcaaactctaaatcaaatcctagaggtgtagggttaggttgagtcatttgagcaaacgtatgagaaatcacagaatgtgtagcaccacaatcaatcaaaactctagcaaagtgaccaagaatatttaacgtacccataatcaaatctggatgattctgagcatcttgcagtgatatgtgattaacacgtccctgagcttgctgtcgtccaccacgacctctgtgACCTTGGTTACCTCGCCCCTGAGAACGACGTCCCTTTCTTGGCTGATTAGACTGTCTAGAAGGTCCTGTACCGCTAGCAGCAACCTCTCCCTGTCGGGGCTGACCTCCCTGATACCACTGAGATCCGCTAGCTAGCATGGAAGGATAAGAAGTATAACATCCAGGATCTTGGGAATACCCAGTCTGAAAATAAGGATCCTGGAAGTACTGATTATGTCCGAAAGCATAGGGAGCAGCATCACCCTAATAatggtaagcaccaccacgacccgTCTGACCATAACTGCCTGATCCAAAGTTCTGCTGAATCGGTGCTGGAGGTGGCATAACAGACTGTTGAGATCTCTGCTGACTCTAGGGACACTGAGCAGCCCTATGTCCCATATGTCTATAAGTCTAGCAAGCACCACCACTTCTCCTACACTCTCCATGATGTCTGAAGTTACAACGGCGGCACAACGGAGCAccagaaccaccagcaccaccaaagTCTCTCTGCCACTGAAAGCTGGGTCCACCAGCAAATCTTCCACCTCTCATCGGGCCTGTGACACTAAATCATCCGTTGGAAGAACTCGAGCTCGAtccacttttcttgaaattttgtGTCTTATGGGGTCCCTGAGTGGAGATACCTTTACCcctatcatctttcttctgattatcattcttatcttcatcatcctcactaTTACTAGGAAGGTTGTCGGAATCCTCCATCCGAaccaaaatctcagaaaactCATGATAAGTGGTGCAAGGAAGTGCACTAGCAAAAGTCCGCCATTTCCTCTTAGTTCCCAGCTTAAAATGGCAAAGCATCTCTGCCTGATTACCAGCTATATCAGGATCATAACGAGATAAGTCTATAAacttcctgtaatactcatacgccgacatattcttttgcttcaattgagtgaacttcTGCTTCTTACGATCAATGTACTTCGGAGGaacaaatcttttcttaaaattctcttTGAATACTTCCAATCAGCTGCCATCTCAGGTGACATAAACTGAGTCTAATTTACCCACTAAGCTGCTGGCTCTCGTcctaaaaaccaagtagtggtctcaacccaTCTATTAGTAGGAAGATTcccttgactctgcatcacttgaaaagtcttctcaatatggtctaaccacttttctgccccttcatgaccctcattacccatgaaacggtccaatttcagattatacatagtctccaggggtgttctttgaggaggaagaggacggattgcattctgaaaggcatgggccattgcttcccctaattgagttatatcagggaaattaggctcaGAAGCACGACGTGATTCCTTACGAGGCgacatagttctgacagaaggcatcaaaagatcattagagcattaacaatttatacaagactgcaacctaggctctgataccaaactgacacaccccgatcctagaatcaaggcatgctggccgtcatgtgagtgtgacgtaaccaaaagtgcgatgcaGAAGCAATAGGTAAGAGAATTACgaagaaataaaaaccaaatactagcaataataaccaagcaacgtgctagagtaagtttaagtgtgaaacacgcatattcagagcataagtactaggtgcagtcaagtaggaccataactaaattacaacacccaaaggtgagtcctacatgaaTAGTCTGTCAGAATGTTGTGGAAATCCTATTGGGCCACCAACGCTgataactagaacctggaggggcgcaaaacaaagttaagtgggtcagtaaaacaaagcttttcgaaaacgtttcaaataataatatttctaacccctcgctgtaaaacctgtatactttcccagaaaataacataatatgcatataatcttcatatatctcaaatcacaattcttaataaaaaaatcagaaGTTATGCCATGCTATAAATGTCAACAACAGAATAAGAATGCAacattataacaggtgaaataaggaatcaaccggagaccctgcagttggtcctgtacggttaattctaaagctcaatatcccatccaACCAGAGTCATcgcagtgacctgtacggcgctactctgcacataaattggaactacctgaagtagtttgtacgataagaaaggtgtaagaatacgatctagtgcttctctcatcaacagctgtataataatctaaaatcacctCCAGTCGGAACCATtctatggtctgtacgacatgtcggaaccctctcatggtctgtaccacatgtcaaaaccctctcatggtctgtacgacatgcacctacttggatccaaggtgagcgtgtggtgcgggtgaataatataagcactaacaccaaaggttcaggttatgagctctcaacacaattcacatcatcaatagctcacatgaataacataaactcacctgatactcacctgtgcgtccacaacaccatttcatatatatatgcatcaattactaattcatagaattcataatatgcatgcatggcattttaaaaacatactttcatttaaattcgatttctgggaaattcagtagtatataggtaataacagaaaataactgcccactcactgataagtcgaaggctcgtaacccccgtgacatcCTTGAATGCgttcgtcctcgggataggtatcacctatatgcgaaacaactataaaaacgttaattaaagcacataaccgacaattcgaaataacgtctcatacgatgctcaatttgggtatatgaatataccacagtgacctactcgacgtcacggacgtcaaggtatttttagaaaaaaatttcgaggCCGCACGCGTCCCCACGTGCCGGGAGTGGCACGGACCCACGCGCCCC
Proteins encoded in this window:
- the LOC126597040 gene encoding uncharacterized protein LOC126597040 — encoded protein: MSRGLRAFDLSVLVISVGGPIGFPQHSDRLFITMSPRKESRRASEPNFPDITQLGEAMAHAFQNAIRPLPPQRTPLETMYNLKLDRFMGNEGHEGAEKWLDHIEKTFQVMQSQGNLPTNRWVETTTWFLGREPAA